From Streptomyces chrestomyceticus JCM 4735, one genomic window encodes:
- the mppJ gene encoding phenylpyruvate C(3)-methyltransferase, producing MSTEISDTQARRAVADIFNATVASHAIGAAWELGALDELGENGKLDAAEFAARNDLHEPAVTGMFTALASVGIVRREGTVVLTGPYFDEVNHTRSLFHWLNQGSGELFRRMPDVLRNEKRVGDFYRRDAAAISYACREISERYFDPAFWSAVEGLGYEPTMAADLGSGSGERLIQIARRFPGVRGLGVEIAPDAITMAEKEVATKGFGDRISFVRGDARDIDAVEARERFAEVDLLTCFMMGHDFWPRENAVKTLRDIRAAFPNVRRFLLGDATRTVGIPDRELPVFTLGFEFGHDMMGVYLPTMDEWDGVFEEGGWRCVKKHAIDSLSRSVVFELE from the coding sequence ATGAGTACCGAGATTTCCGACACGCAGGCACGGCGTGCCGTGGCCGACATTTTCAACGCGACCGTGGCCTCGCACGCCATCGGCGCGGCTTGGGAGCTCGGCGCGCTGGACGAACTGGGTGAGAACGGCAAGCTGGACGCGGCCGAGTTCGCCGCGCGCAACGATCTGCACGAGCCGGCGGTGACCGGCATGTTCACCGCGCTGGCCAGCGTCGGCATCGTCCGCCGGGAGGGCACCGTCGTCCTGACCGGACCGTATTTCGACGAGGTCAACCACACCCGTTCGCTGTTCCACTGGCTCAACCAGGGCAGCGGCGAACTGTTCCGGCGGATGCCGGACGTGCTGCGCAACGAGAAGCGCGTCGGCGACTTCTACCGGCGGGACGCGGCGGCCATCAGTTACGCCTGCCGGGAGATCAGCGAGCGCTATTTCGACCCGGCTTTCTGGTCGGCCGTGGAGGGCCTGGGCTACGAGCCCACCATGGCCGCCGACCTGGGCTCGGGCAGCGGCGAGCGGCTGATCCAGATAGCCCGGCGGTTCCCCGGCGTGCGCGGCCTGGGCGTGGAGATCGCGCCCGACGCCATCACCATGGCGGAGAAGGAGGTGGCCACCAAGGGGTTCGGTGACCGCATCTCCTTCGTCCGCGGGGACGCCCGCGACATCGACGCGGTCGAGGCGCGCGAGCGGTTCGCCGAGGTGGACCTGCTCACCTGCTTCATGATGGGCCACGACTTCTGGCCCCGGGAGAACGCCGTCAAGACGCTGCGGGACATCCGCGCGGCCTTCCCCAACGTCCGCCGATTCCTGCTCGGTGACGCCACGCGCACCGTGGGCATTCCGGACCGGGAACTGCCCGTCTTCACGCTGGGATTCGAGTTCGGGCACGACATGATGGGCGTGTACCTGCCGACCATGGACGAATGGGACGGCGTATTCGAAGAGGGCGGCTGGCGCTGTGTGAAGAAGCACGCCATCGACTCGCTCTCCCGTTCCGTGGTCTTCGAACTCGAATAA
- a CDS encoding ArnT family glycosyltransferase produces MTATTRTVDRGTRAGRPTGAHRAAPVAWRPVAVVVAGLAALLFAFANEYGYHADELYFRLLGERGPAWGYVDQPPLLPMVVRVAQELFGDTMVGVRVPAVLCAAAVTVLGALIAAELGGSRRAQTLTAIGVGTSTMVLSFGHWILTTSFDTVAWALVLLFALRVMLRGEGRWWLWAGAVVGLALYAKYIVLLLPVALLVGMALVGPRWVFRDRRLYLGIALALVIGSPNLVYQITHDFPQLQMAEGLAGTDGEANRAMFATNLVLLFGPALFVLCLIGLVKLFRVPEWKPVRALGVGYLAATAAAYLIEGGRPDYTGGLLIALLAAGCVAADRWAGRRALRLSVLALSLAVSAVAQMLLSLPVVPKSALKDFQVASMPLETVGWPRMVEQTEAVYRALSPGDRDRAVILTENFGEAGALDRYGKGLPEVHSGHNELYHWGPPPERARVVIAVGVDERRLAADFARCRPAGRVDNGLDIDNPEQGVRISVCHDPKKPWSRLWPQYRHYNAYL; encoded by the coding sequence ATGACGGCGACGACGAGGACGGTCGACCGCGGAACACGGGCCGGACGGCCGACGGGAGCGCACCGCGCGGCCCCCGTGGCGTGGCGGCCGGTCGCGGTGGTGGTGGCCGGCCTCGCCGCGCTGCTGTTCGCGTTCGCGAATGAATACGGCTACCACGCGGACGAGTTGTACTTCCGGCTGCTCGGTGAGCGGGGACCGGCCTGGGGTTACGTGGACCAGCCGCCGCTGCTGCCGATGGTGGTCCGGGTCGCCCAGGAGCTCTTCGGCGACACCATGGTGGGCGTCCGGGTGCCGGCGGTGCTGTGCGCGGCGGCCGTCACGGTACTCGGCGCCCTGATCGCCGCGGAGCTGGGCGGTTCGCGCCGGGCCCAGACGCTGACCGCGATCGGCGTGGGCACCTCCACGATGGTGCTCAGCTTCGGCCACTGGATCCTCACCACCAGTTTCGACACCGTGGCGTGGGCGCTGGTGCTGCTGTTCGCGCTGCGGGTGATGCTGCGCGGCGAGGGCAGGTGGTGGCTGTGGGCGGGCGCGGTCGTCGGGCTGGCGCTGTACGCGAAGTACATCGTGCTGCTGCTGCCGGTGGCGCTCCTGGTGGGCATGGCGCTGGTGGGCCCGCGGTGGGTCTTCCGCGACCGGCGGCTGTACCTGGGCATCGCGCTGGCCCTCGTCATCGGCTCGCCCAACCTGGTCTACCAGATCACCCACGACTTCCCGCAGCTTCAGATGGCCGAGGGGCTGGCCGGCACGGACGGCGAGGCCAACCGCGCCATGTTCGCCACCAACCTGGTCCTGCTGTTCGGCCCGGCGCTGTTCGTGCTGTGCCTGATCGGGCTGGTCAAGCTGTTCCGGGTGCCCGAGTGGAAACCCGTACGGGCGCTCGGCGTCGGCTACCTCGCGGCGACCGCGGCGGCGTACCTGATCGAGGGCGGCCGTCCCGACTACACCGGCGGCCTGCTGATCGCGCTGCTGGCAGCCGGGTGCGTGGCCGCCGACCGCTGGGCCGGCCGGCGCGCCCTGCGGCTGTCGGTGCTGGCCCTCTCCCTGGCCGTCAGCGCCGTCGCCCAGATGCTGCTGTCGCTGCCGGTCGTGCCCAAGAGCGCGCTGAAGGACTTCCAGGTCGCCAGCATGCCGCTGGAGACGGTGGGCTGGCCGCGCATGGTCGAGCAGACCGAGGCGGTCTACCGCGCGCTGTCCCCGGGGGACCGGGACCGCGCCGTGATCCTGACCGAGAACTTCGGCGAGGCAGGCGCCCTGGACCGGTACGGCAAGGGGCTCCCCGAGGTGCACAGCGGCCACAACGAGCTCTACCACTGGGGCCCGCCGCCCGAGCGGGCCCGGGTGGTGATCGCGGTGGGCGTCGACGAGCGGCGGCTCGCGGCGGACTTCGCCCGCTGCCGGCCCGCCGGCCGCGTCGACAACGGCCTGGACATCGACAACCCCGAGCAGGGCGTGCGCATCTCCGTCTGCCACGACCCCAAGAAGCCCTGGTCAAGGCTGTGGCCGCAGTACCGCCACTACAACGCCTACCTGTGA